One Oceanicoccus sagamiensis genomic region harbors:
- a CDS encoding SDR family oxidoreductase, translated as MIRLIYTTFFLWLLTTGNAIASDKGLVLVAGATGGTGKLVVEQLLQQGYSVRAMVRSIEKGKKVLGNDIELVKADVTQKETLAAAVNGTDYIISTIGTPIGAEGTNNPENVDYLGVVALIDTAKAAQSKKFILVTSGGTTWWTHPLNWFGDGVLTWKHKSELHLRASGLNHVILRPAGGLTDEPLNTKKIKFTQSDGIPSTISRADVAAVAVAALTHPESDNKTFEIQDDEEGQLSSEVNWQSTFEAMTIDSDNF; from the coding sequence ATGATACGGCTTATCTACACCACGTTTTTTTTATGGTTGCTTACTACTGGCAACGCCATAGCCAGCGATAAAGGTTTGGTATTAGTTGCTGGAGCCACCGGCGGCACCGGGAAATTGGTCGTTGAGCAACTGCTACAGCAAGGCTATAGCGTTCGGGCAATGGTGCGCAGTATCGAAAAGGGAAAAAAAGTTCTCGGCAACGATATTGAACTGGTTAAAGCGGATGTCACCCAAAAAGAGACGCTGGCCGCAGCCGTCAATGGCACTGACTATATTATTTCTACTATTGGCACGCCGATTGGAGCAGAAGGCACCAATAACCCTGAGAACGTGGACTACTTAGGGGTAGTCGCCCTTATTGATACCGCCAAGGCCGCGCAAAGCAAAAAATTTATTTTAGTCACCTCCGGCGGCACCACCTGGTGGACCCACCCCCTCAATTGGTTTGGCGACGGCGTGCTGACCTGGAAACATAAATCAGAATTACACCTGCGAGCATCTGGCCTGAATCATGTCATTCTGCGACCCGCTGGCGGCCTAACCGATGAACCCCTTAATACAAAAAAAATAAAGTTTACTCAATCAGACGGCATTCCATCGACTATTTCTCGCGCCGATGTCGCCGCAGTTGCTGTTGCAGCGCTGACTCACCCTGAGTCTGATAATAAAACCTTTGAAATTCAGGATGACGAAGAGGGTCAGCTCAGCTCTGAAGTGAACTGGCAGAGTACCTTTGAGGCAATGACTATAGATTCCGATAATTTCTAG
- a CDS encoding flavin reductase has product MKKEIKIKPFWYSDLWVFPKLITVITTLDKHGKVNAAPYSHIMQWDVMQKNPRIMLGMRQGSHTLTNIQETGEFVINCPPMDYLDDMMETARFYPAGTNELDNTRFTQIPSRKVKPPSLQECPQIMECTVEEINLLEKSSGIVIANIEAIVMDEELTTMDRAERLTTMNLPVGLGDHQRKFYYHTSTSDYTMHELKDAPDSIQAADVRTNLDWDEGAMKALMGIPAPVRKLVIKEAEDYSEEQGSQIVTLDLFIAMGEEFGIDDELLDRFRV; this is encoded by the coding sequence ATGAAAAAAGAAATAAAAATAAAACCCTTTTGGTATTCTGATCTTTGGGTATTTCCCAAATTAATCACCGTGATTACCACACTGGATAAACATGGCAAAGTGAATGCCGCTCCCTACTCCCATATTATGCAGTGGGATGTTATGCAAAAAAATCCGCGCATTATGTTAGGTATGCGTCAGGGCTCACACACATTAACCAATATTCAGGAAACCGGTGAGTTTGTCATTAATTGCCCACCGATGGATTATCTGGACGATATGATGGAGACTGCCCGCTTTTACCCCGCAGGCACCAACGAACTGGATAATACGCGCTTTACCCAAATTCCCTCACGCAAAGTGAAGCCACCCAGCTTGCAGGAATGCCCGCAAATTATGGAGTGCACCGTGGAAGAAATTAATCTGCTGGAAAAAAGTAGCGGCATTGTTATCGCCAATATTGAAGCGATAGTGATGGATGAAGAATTAACCACCATGGACAGAGCCGAGCGCTTAACCACGATGAACTTACCCGTAGGCCTGGGTGATCATCAACGGAAGTTTTATTACCACACCAGCACCTCTGACTACACCATGCACGAACTGAAAGATGCCCCCGATTCCATTCAGGCCGCCGATGTTCGTACCAATCTGGATTGGGATGAAGGCGCCATGAAAGCCTTAATGGGCATCCCTGCACCGGTGCGCAAGTTAGTCATTAAAGAAGCAGAAGATTATTCTGAAGAACAAGGCAGCCAAATCGTTACCCTTGACCTGTTTATTGCTATGGGGGAAGAGTTTGGTATTGATGATGAATTATTAGATCGATTCAGGGTGTAA
- a CDS encoding UbiD family decarboxylase — protein MSEKESINTDVSRRSFLTATGVAALAAAGCAPLSEGMSNGTPVAPKRDAQAIANAPKAPFDSFRDWIAALDAHGLLYRIPEIDQDAYHATALFYRATDKFSMYGAPAFMFDRIKIDGEWVEGPMFANHQGHWITDCLIWGLDPIENDNYASYRKARGYLEKMLADNNGEYPMIPPREIEASAAPCKEIVLTGDDIDITKFAFFKTNPGDGGRYVNTGSVFMDDPKMGPNYGTYRNEIKGPRKLVMNPEPNQTGHRMIMAARKRGDKVLKLSIVVGQDPVIWMISGSKIKNRFTTKDPIYELDIAGGMRGKAIDIVKSETNDLMIPAHAEMVIEGEIVLDGPMEPEGPFGEMFGYMGPAKSENFVINITTITHRKNPWLMNAFTGMQRGMVTAPADALYATSLKKKIPNIVEYTNPHDTMGMVVLSIDKQEAGEGIKSGMSIAKTNPIAKVVVVVDKDINILDHREVMFAIGSRWQPHPASKILERAFGLQTDPSQVKRNRTSKIVIDATRQLPDEGGREAFPMSNREHLAEGAPNAFAEVEQLLVPDLFEWDQI, from the coding sequence ATGAGCGAGAAAGAGTCTATTAATACTGACGTTTCACGACGCAGCTTTTTAACCGCCACCGGTGTAGCGGCCCTTGCCGCTGCCGGCTGCGCGCCTTTATCCGAAGGCATGAGCAATGGCACACCGGTAGCGCCAAAACGCGATGCCCAAGCGATTGCCAATGCCCCCAAAGCGCCCTTTGATTCTTTTCGGGATTGGATTGCCGCACTGGATGCTCACGGTTTGTTATACCGTATTCCTGAAATCGATCAGGATGCCTACCATGCTACCGCATTATTTTATCGCGCCACCGATAAGTTCAGCATGTACGGTGCACCTGCCTTTATGTTTGACCGAATAAAAATTGATGGCGAATGGGTTGAAGGCCCGATGTTTGCCAATCATCAGGGGCACTGGATTACCGACTGTCTGATCTGGGGTTTAGATCCTATAGAAAATGATAACTACGCCAGCTACCGCAAAGCCAGAGGCTATCTGGAAAAAATGCTGGCTGACAACAATGGCGAATATCCAATGATCCCGCCAAGGGAAATTGAAGCCAGTGCCGCCCCCTGTAAGGAAATAGTACTGACTGGCGATGATATCGATATTACAAAATTTGCCTTTTTTAAAACCAACCCGGGTGATGGTGGCCGCTATGTCAATACCGGCTCGGTCTTTATGGATGACCCCAAGATGGGCCCTAACTACGGCACCTATCGCAATGAAATCAAAGGCCCCCGCAAACTGGTAATGAACCCTGAGCCCAACCAGACTGGCCACCGGATGATTATGGCGGCAAGAAAACGCGGCGACAAAGTCTTGAAATTATCCATTGTGGTTGGTCAGGACCCGGTTATCTGGATGATCAGCGGCTCCAAAATCAAAAATCGTTTTACCACCAAAGACCCTATTTACGAATTGGATATTGCCGGCGGTATGCGCGGTAAAGCCATTGATATCGTTAAATCCGAAACCAATGATTTAATGATTCCCGCCCATGCGGAAATGGTGATTGAAGGGGAAATTGTTCTGGACGGCCCTATGGAACCAGAGGGCCCCTTTGGTGAAATGTTCGGTTATATGGGCCCGGCAAAATCAGAAAATTTTGTGATTAACATCACCACTATTACCCACCGCAAAAACCCATGGTTAATGAATGCCTTTACCGGTATGCAGCGCGGCATGGTCACGGCACCAGCAGACGCACTCTATGCAACATCACTCAAAAAGAAAATTCCCAATATTGTTGAATATACCAACCCCCATGACACGATGGGCATGGTGGTATTAAGCATTGATAAACAGGAAGCCGGTGAAGGAATCAAGTCAGGCATGTCTATTGCCAAAACCAACCCGATCGCCAAAGTCGTGGTGGTAGTTGATAAAGATATTAATATTCTTGATCACCGTGAAGTGATGTTTGCCATTGGCTCTCGCTGGCAGCCACACCCTGCATCAAAAATTTTGGAACGGGCTTTTGGTTTGCAAACTGACCCCAGCCAGGTAAAACGCAACCGCACCAGCAAGATTGTTATTGATGCAACCAGACAGTTGCCGGATGAAGGCGGCAGAGAGGCTTTCCCTATGTCTAACCGTGAGCATTTGGCTGAAGGAGCGCCTAATGCTTTTGCTGAGGTTGAGCAATTATTGGTGCCGGATTTATTTGAGTGGGATCAGATTTAA
- a CDS encoding thiamine pyrophosphate-binding protein, with protein sequence MTDSTVQTIVKQLLDGQLSRRGFGKALMALGFSTAAADSLGNMVSDSSTTTTAPEPLPRSGKVVEGTGADILIETLLAADVEYIFATTATGMSALFDALALRPQIKFVLALQEGQAAAMAHGYELASGKTAALFLPGVAVPNAMNNLYNAWKDRSAIAVFSDAQATTYRGRNQFQQMDDWLEPMKQFTKWAWEIHHIERVSEFTRRALKMANTPPGGPVHIRYPRNVLDVGGQKQTVYPQSLFRVDVNLPPKQDLIEQTAQMLLAANKPFINVGHEVTRAGAVNDVIELAEMLGAPVSQGYSVYGDFPFNHKLFAGFYGPGAPRGVFSSDVFLNLGSEMPSWGIIAPPPPKKAKIIHARVEYGDIGNIHPTDLAIAGGMKEIIVAIKDTLRTLISEQELAAIAQPRLEKEEGKFNRRKEKRWQKAQPDWNASPMSWDRVGHELEQQLEQDAIIVSELNNRTPLKWLNFAQDKKRLIGQTTGFALGWGVGAAMGVKVAEPDKQVVCLLGDGGFLFGQSETLWMAARHEIPITIVIFDNEAYDGERERIYQFSPLAKDKQRRHLWKDISCYLGDPPVDFVKLSESFGVEAEQVIQPDDMAKALGRAKKANRDGRAYLIAAKIMQQGKGANENWHPGISIADKREKKV encoded by the coding sequence ATGACCGATAGCACCGTTCAGACTATTGTTAAGCAGTTACTTGATGGCCAATTGTCACGCCGAGGCTTTGGCAAGGCGTTAATGGCACTGGGCTTTTCTACCGCTGCTGCCGATTCGCTGGGTAATATGGTGAGCGATAGCTCAACCACCACCACCGCGCCAGAGCCCCTGCCCCGCTCCGGCAAAGTGGTTGAAGGCACCGGTGCCGATATTCTGATTGAGACCTTATTGGCCGCCGATGTTGAATATATCTTTGCCACCACCGCCACCGGTATGAGCGCCTTATTTGATGCGTTAGCGCTAAGGCCGCAGATTAAATTTGTTCTCGCCCTGCAAGAGGGCCAGGCCGCCGCCATGGCCCACGGCTATGAATTGGCCAGCGGCAAGACCGCGGCACTGTTTTTACCCGGCGTAGCTGTACCCAATGCTATGAATAACCTCTATAACGCCTGGAAAGACCGCTCCGCCATTGCAGTATTTTCCGACGCTCAGGCCACCACCTACCGCGGCCGCAACCAGTTTCAGCAAATGGATGACTGGCTGGAGCCAATGAAGCAATTTACCAAGTGGGCCTGGGAAATACACCATATTGAACGTGTTAGTGAATTTACTCGCCGCGCTTTGAAAATGGCCAATACCCCACCTGGTGGCCCAGTACATATTCGCTACCCACGCAATGTACTGGATGTCGGAGGCCAGAAACAAACCGTTTATCCGCAGAGCTTATTTAGGGTGGATGTTAACCTGCCTCCTAAACAAGATCTGATTGAACAAACGGCTCAAATGCTGCTGGCAGCCAACAAACCGTTTATCAATGTCGGACATGAAGTTACCCGGGCCGGTGCCGTCAATGACGTGATAGAACTGGCGGAAATGTTAGGAGCCCCCGTTAGCCAGGGTTATTCGGTTTATGGTGATTTCCCCTTTAACCATAAACTGTTTGCCGGCTTTTATGGGCCCGGTGCACCCCGCGGTGTATTCAGCTCCGATGTCTTTTTAAATCTCGGCAGCGAAATGCCAAGCTGGGGCATTATTGCACCACCACCACCCAAGAAAGCCAAAATTATTCACGCCCGGGTTGAGTATGGGGATATCGGTAATATCCATCCCACCGACCTGGCGATTGCCGGTGGCATGAAGGAAATTATTGTCGCTATTAAAGACACATTGCGAACACTGATCAGCGAACAAGAACTCGCTGCTATTGCCCAACCGCGACTGGAAAAAGAAGAAGGGAAATTTAACCGCCGCAAGGAAAAGCGATGGCAAAAAGCACAGCCCGATTGGAATGCCTCCCCCATGAGCTGGGATCGTGTCGGTCATGAATTGGAACAACAGTTAGAGCAAGACGCCATTATTGTTTCCGAACTCAATAACCGCACACCGTTAAAATGGCTGAACTTTGCCCAGGATAAAAAACGCCTGATCGGTCAAACGACAGGTTTTGCCCTCGGCTGGGGTGTAGGTGCAGCGATGGGTGTTAAAGTCGCCGAGCCCGACAAACAAGTCGTTTGCTTATTAGGGGACGGCGGGTTTCTATTTGGCCAAAGTGAAACCTTGTGGATGGCCGCCCGGCATGAAATCCCTATTACTATTGTCATTTTTGATAACGAAGCCTATGACGGTGAGCGGGAGCGGATTTATCAGTTTTCACCACTGGCAAAGGATAAACAGCGACGCCACCTATGGAAAGATATCAGCTGCTATTTGGGCGACCCACCGGTTGATTTTGTAAAACTTTCCGAATCATTTGGTGTTGAAGCTGAACAGGTTATACAGCCTGACGATATGGCCAAGGCATTAGGCCGCGCTAAAAAGGCCAACCGCGATGGCAGGGCCTATTTAATAGCTGCAAAAATTATGCAGCAAGGCAAAGGCGCTAATGAAAACTGGCATCCGGGTATTTCTATTGCCGATAAGCGTGAGAAAAAAGTGTGA
- a CDS encoding c-type cytochrome — MKKFSLLLLMAGSCYGELHSDGIDMDDISDNFDCFACHTLEDPGVGPSFKAIAQRYTAQDKTMLIDKIINGGGGNWGQEMMLAHPDINEATAASLVDFIFSTVDP, encoded by the coding sequence GTGAAAAAATTTTCGCTACTACTGTTAATGGCGGGCAGTTGTTATGGTGAGTTGCATAGCGACGGTATCGATATGGATGATATCAGCGATAATTTTGACTGCTTTGCCTGCCACACGTTAGAGGACCCGGGCGTAGGCCCCAGCTTTAAAGCAATAGCCCAACGCTATACCGCTCAAGATAAAACTATGCTGATCGATAAAATCATCAATGGTGGCGGTGGCAATTGGGGGCAGGAAATGATGTTGGCCCACCCTGATATCAACGAGGCTACAGCGGCCAGCCTGGTTGACTTTATTTTTTCAACCGTAGACCCCTAA
- a CDS encoding ABC transporter substrate-binding protein yields the protein MPTMPTNRGRRFGLMAALCSALLFQASTSYAGAHAGADFSKVEELPVRSGDWSPEEIAKGREQLIRAFDAGWVRVMASGKDQEILATEPANMPGASKDYIVRMADCLPHPDLNQWPEKPVGMFKDILETGVIRQLVQGVPETDANTSWYFSGISQKYQQAVFDEINKHYGVNLKLESVVLKPGRLPATSVLVANKIDFVSQLNATGGVTEGIRRRTSRRFSCTMSASSQFVHIPEGSKLSTEIKTFGDLVARPEIRICAGPLTTQTAKAFMPKHTVKTKYVNDLTVCDKALKKGQVDVIINPLHDLSIAGLKGYKAVPTMIVAGTPLWVAKEGIECADDGNPRTEDECHEVDKP from the coding sequence ATGCCCACTATGCCCACTAATCGCGGCCGCCGTTTTGGCCTGATGGCTGCACTATGCAGCGCGCTACTCTTTCAAGCCAGCACCAGCTATGCGGGTGCCCATGCCGGTGCCGATTTTTCCAAGGTTGAAGAACTGCCAGTGCGCAGCGGTGACTGGTCACCTGAAGAAATCGCCAAAGGCCGCGAACAGCTTATCCGTGCCTTTGATGCTGGCTGGGTCCGGGTTATGGCCAGCGGTAAAGATCAGGAAATTTTAGCCACGGAGCCGGCCAATATGCCCGGTGCCTCCAAAGACTATATTGTCCGCATGGCTGACTGCCTGCCCCACCCTGACTTAAACCAATGGCCAGAAAAACCCGTGGGGATGTTTAAAGATATTTTAGAGACCGGCGTGATCCGTCAATTGGTGCAGGGGGTGCCTGAAACCGATGCCAATACCTCCTGGTACTTCTCCGGTATCAGCCAAAAATACCAGCAGGCTGTGTTTGATGAGATCAACAAGCACTATGGTGTTAACCTAAAGCTGGAAAGCGTTGTACTTAAACCTGGCCGCCTGCCCGCCACGTCTGTATTGGTGGCCAATAAGATCGATTTTGTGAGTCAGTTAAACGCCACCGGTGGCGTTACCGAAGGTATTCGCCGTCGCACTTCACGCCGCTTTAGCTGCACCATGTCGGCCTCCAGCCAATTTGTGCATATTCCTGAAGGCTCCAAACTTTCCACTGAAATCAAGACCTTTGGTGATCTGGTCGCACGCCCGGAGATTCGCATTTGTGCCGGCCCACTGACCACCCAAACCGCCAAAGCCTTTATGCCAAAGCATACGGTTAAAACCAAATATGTGAATGATTTAACAGTCTGTGATAAAGCCCTGAAAAAAGGCCAGGTTGATGTCATTATTAACCCGCTTCACGACTTAAGTATTGCTGGCCTGAAAGGCTATAAAGCAGTACCCACCATGATTGTTGCGGGTACCCCGCTATGGGTGGCCAAAGAGGGGATTGAGTGTGCGGACGACGGTAACCCACGCACTGAAGATGAATGCCACGAGGTCGATAAGCCCTAA
- a CDS encoding HupE/UreJ family protein: MKLPAVRFALIIGLLFAAMASYGHEIRPAIADLVVADKGEVSLTISLNLEALIAQIGPEHEDTSESANAAYYNELRALPPAALQKAFTNFSPRFLEGLHLTVAGKVLPLDVAAVRVNQVGDLDLARLSELRLAAQLPVNYSPLSLRWSEAFGAMALRVSTATQADIYTAYLQQGESSADIALDVVVPQSGFSVFANYTAIGFAHILPKGLDHILFVVGLFLLSVRLKPLLWQVTSFTLAHTVTLALGMLGIVQISPSIVEPLIAASIVYVCIENIYSDHLSRWRPPIVFAFGLLHGLGFAGVLTEIGLSSSHFVTGLIAFNVGVELGQLTVIVLCYLLLGYWFGNKPWYRQRVTIPVSLLVAMVGAYWLVERTLL, from the coding sequence ATGAAATTACCTGCTGTACGTTTTGCCTTAATCATCGGATTGCTGTTTGCTGCCATGGCCTCCTATGGCCATGAAATTCGACCCGCTATTGCAGATTTGGTGGTTGCTGATAAAGGCGAGGTAAGCCTAACCATCAGCCTTAATCTGGAGGCTTTAATCGCGCAAATTGGCCCTGAGCATGAAGATACTTCGGAGTCCGCCAATGCGGCTTACTATAATGAATTACGTGCGCTGCCTCCGGCTGCGCTGCAAAAGGCATTTACTAATTTTTCACCACGCTTTCTTGAGGGCTTGCATTTAACCGTTGCGGGCAAGGTGCTACCACTGGATGTGGCTGCTGTCAGGGTCAATCAGGTGGGGGATCTCGATCTGGCGCGCTTGTCGGAGTTACGTTTAGCGGCCCAGCTCCCGGTCAACTATTCCCCGCTAAGCTTGCGCTGGAGTGAGGCCTTTGGTGCGATGGCGCTGCGTGTTAGCACGGCTACCCAGGCGGATATTTATACGGCTTATTTACAGCAGGGTGAGAGCAGTGCGGATATTGCTTTGGATGTGGTTGTACCGCAAAGCGGTTTCAGCGTATTTGCTAATTATACCGCGATTGGTTTTGCCCATATCTTGCCAAAAGGTCTGGACCATATTTTATTTGTCGTCGGCTTGTTTTTGCTCAGTGTCAGGCTTAAACCACTGTTGTGGCAGGTGACCAGCTTTACCCTTGCTCATACTGTAACACTGGCTTTGGGGATGCTGGGTATCGTGCAAATCTCGCCATCGATTGTTGAGCCCTTGATAGCCGCTTCCATTGTTTATGTCTGTATAGAAAATATTTATTCCGACCATTTAAGCCGCTGGCGTCCGCCGATTGTTTTTGCCTTTGGTTTATTGCATGGCCTGGGTTTTGCCGGTGTGCTGACGGAAATTGGTTTGTCTTCCAGTCATTTTGTGACTGGCTTAATTGCTTTTAATGTCGGTGTTGAGTTGGGGCAGTTAACGGTGATTGTGCTGTGTTATCTGTTACTGGGCTATTGGTTTGGCAATAAACCCTGGTACCGCCAGCGGGTGACTATTCCGGTTTCCTTACTGGTCGCTATGGTGGGTGCTTATTGGCTGGTTGAGAGAACCCTGTTGTAG
- a CDS encoding DUF4198 domain-containing protein: MFNNNKLILQTGLLWFILFSGRLAAHEFWIEPLDYSPSINDPIVANLKVGQDFKGNALAFMTVEFEDFEIVLANNINNNSNNNSKNIPTEVSTRFGDIPALNQANLGAGLTILSYVSGNSTVVYPSYEKFTEFLDKEGLNWVIEEHRKRQLPAFGFTEAYQRFCKSLVAVENAQGNDYALGLRFEWVLNNNPYSNNPAEPNINAQLLWEGKPFANSRAIVFTHHKGTVAHSFYTTDDQGYIRIKRQDNTAYMISAVHMIQPGLALAGSTGAVWQSLWSSTTFKIP; this comes from the coding sequence ATGTTCAACAACAATAAACTTATACTGCAAACAGGCCTTTTATGGTTCATTCTTTTTAGCGGCCGTCTGGCCGCCCATGAATTTTGGATTGAGCCTCTCGATTATTCCCCGTCGATCAATGACCCTATTGTTGCCAACCTTAAAGTGGGGCAAGATTTTAAGGGCAATGCTCTGGCCTTTATGACGGTCGAGTTTGAAGACTTTGAAATAGTTCTGGCCAACAACATTAACAACAACAGTAACAACAACAGCAAAAACATCCCCACGGAAGTCAGTACCCGTTTTGGCGATATCCCCGCCCTTAATCAAGCCAACCTCGGTGCGGGCTTAACCATTCTGTCCTATGTCTCTGGCAACTCCACCGTGGTTTACCCCAGCTATGAAAAATTTACCGAGTTTCTTGATAAAGAAGGCCTGAACTGGGTTATCGAAGAACATCGCAAAAGACAATTGCCCGCTTTTGGTTTTACTGAAGCCTACCAACGTTTTTGTAAAAGTCTGGTCGCAGTCGAGAATGCTCAGGGTAACGACTATGCCTTGGGGCTTCGCTTTGAATGGGTGCTCAACAATAACCCTTATAGCAATAATCCCGCTGAGCCGAATATCAATGCCCAATTACTTTGGGAGGGCAAACCCTTTGCCAACAGCCGCGCCATTGTCTTTACCCACCATAAGGGCACTGTAGCTCATAGCTTTTATACCACCGATGATCAGGGCTACATCCGTATTAAACGCCAGGATAATACAGCCTATATGATTTCTGCGGTGCATATGATTCAGCCGGGGCTGGCACTGGCCGGGTCAACCGGAGCCGTTTGGCAAAGCCTATGGTCATCGACCACCTTTAAAATACCGTAA